In one window of Bombus vancouverensis nearcticus chromosome 10, iyBomVanc1_principal, whole genome shotgun sequence DNA:
- the LOC117163436 gene encoding uncharacterized protein LOC117163436 isoform X7 — translation MSIAAAENAGPSPCELQDPLWVKMSAITGSITKKRKKSDAKPQSQINKCLNEKRRRNQENLFIDELAELISATDMSSGKTDKCQILQRTVDQIRHIREQEGSNSHAVQQGEVSSSNPNILSNDQVGPILLEALDGFLFVVNTEGRVEYVTDNITQYINYTKDDVLGKDIYNIIHHGDHNTFMPSLLPIPLAWMNEQPPQRNRTFNCRFLVKPPDDKEETMEEKQQRVSKYESMQICSALLPNNSDRLESGDVSSESSDNGPCVMCVARRIPPNEKPIGTPIEQFTVKLDTTGKIIAVDVIWLSSPYSEYLSKELIGTTIKDLCHPHDLSKLTAHLNDTLQVGESTSGVYRLRVSPDKFLNIQTKSKLFKANVMNTLVADFIMATNTIIGPLQESQTSSLTNSATSSVSANGAAGLTPKRQDEGKTGCSTTNQSAMEASNARNNATSVTGTAAVAAAAAAAAAAGQTGSTGTVIETQNSVVSTESGRLRNLLTKGASASEDSQDNANNDSERENKHRILKILLNQQDEDDFHPEHNNKVRTSPSNMPKPSMEHSKSSLGNNMLLQLLNEKNDDEDEEARIGLKKRNELLQQLLKDQDDERKVQEQQCKSQTREEDSLLRSLGFRNTTPSPSQSSDNVGHGGSTQVGQKRPGEDGDVNIAAKRPMDGSHQVSSSGTSTNATSKLWERNKMLASLLAKQPPQPTTIPPIPASVISATPQDKLLRIGLKSQQQQQQSQQPQSQPQQQQQQQQQQQQQQQQQQQQQQQQQQQQQQQQQQPWTGGSLQSVGGNNTITTTATSARTPLQSQSRQLPRQTTNTYLTHMLSQQQRPQIGQIDSEFTGSGEYRQTSTDPSGWDNQSSDPDLSDILDQVIEFVPDEAITDSSAIANLLDAIEAPQNNALNEKMAINAIQKSLMLCETAVNPTSSTITIPGTPPAYSTALGTTPVTTSHSYQPPPIYQQQSRMRFNTQPGVRQTTAQFTQQQQLQMQQQRTKMIQQQQQQQLKQRLLQQQQQQQLLIPSNATATDQITTGIHNIDNLLNNTVAPNVSLQRSSVPDSQVSPGYGGSVQMPSGHRLAHSYSHPSTLPQHPIVNSNFNSGQQVSVAARLSPHSPAGILSFSHPQPLSPRVTQGNYGNTPRLFTVNQVRSQQQPTAQQQLQQQQRSMPSPGTPASARQSPFPAETFPPPTSPTASQFPPGPNPGAPNPSTQYRLQRTTSTPSATTQLPGGVGSPRHYGGVSKEQPLLSPSHPHSGCNPATPTHNQHNVTNTQQHFSNQQHSSMIYHTTANTINTADMQNNQFCYDRTSVPLYSSGPGDTQDARSLPPGNPVNHQLGGNASSTSEFVRQELRAIVGARTQQQQQQRIPNNIQNNLSGQVSQDDLEALGLTFEMSSAGEAVVSDGPAKSWAIGSAGSAPSSSRTSMEEVARGDPKVNQSSLLQKLLSE, via the exons TAACAAGTGCCTTAACGAAAAAAGACGACGGAACCAGGAGAACCTGTTTATCGACGAGCTTGCCGAGCTGATTTCCGCCACGGACATGAGCTCTGGCAAGACTGACAAATGCCAGATCCTTCAGAGAACCGTCGACCAG aTTCGGCACATTAGGGAACAGGAAGGCTCGAATAGTCATGCGGTACAACAGGGAGAAGTGTCTTCTTCGAATCCTAACATACTGTCCAACGATCAAGTTGGTCCTATTTTACTCGAG GCGCTAGATGGCTTCctttttgttgtaaatacgGAGGGACGAGTGGAGTACGTAACAGATAACATAACTCAGTACATAAATTACACGAAGGACGATGTGCTCGGCAaggatatttataatattattcatCATGGAGACCACAACACCTTCATGCCGAGCTTGTTGCCTATACCATTAG CCTGGATGAACGAGCAGCCGCCCCAAAGGAACCGTACCTTCAATTGCCGCTTCTTGGTGAAGCCTCCCGATGATAAAGAAGAGACTATGGAGGAGAAGCAGCAACGAGTATCAAAATACGAGTCTATGCAAATCTGTTCAGCTCTTTTGCCAAATAATAGTGATCGTCTGGAGAGCGGTGACGTATCGTCTGAATCTTCAGACAACGGTCCTTGCGTAATGTGCGTGGCTCGCAGGATACCCCCAAACGAGAAGCCCATTGGTACGCCCATCGAACAGTTCACCGTTAAGTTGGACACTACGGGGAAGATTATCGCGGTTGATGTTATCTGGTTATCGTCTCCTTACTCCGAGTACCTAAGCAAG GAGCTAATTGGCACGACGATAAAGGACCTGTGCCACCCTCATGATCTCAGTAAGCTAACTGCACATTTGAACGATACGCTTCAAGTCGGTGAGAGTACCAGTGGCGTGTACCGACTACGCGTTAGTCCTGATAAGTTCCTTAATATTCAAACAAAGTCAAAGCTTTTCAAAGCAAATGTGATGAACACACTTGTTGCCGACTTCATTATGGCCACCAATACCATCATTGG TCCGCTTCAGGAATCACAGACGTCCTCCTTGACCAACAGCGCTACTAGTAGTGTTAGTGCCAACGGAGCCGCCGGATTGACGCCCAAGAGACAGGATGAAGGGAAGACCGGATGTTCGACGACCAACCAATCTGCCATGGAGGCGAGCAACGCGAGAAACAACGCGACCTCCGTCACTGGAACTGCGGCCGTTGCAGCCGCAGCCGCAGCCGCAGCCGCGGCTGGCCAAACTGGCTCCACCGGGACCGTTATCGAAACTCAGAACAGTGTTGTGTCCACCGAGTCTGGTAGACTAAGAAACTTGTTGACCAAGGGGGCTAGTGCTAGTGAGGACAGTCAGGACAATGCGAATAACGATTCGGAGAGAGAAAATAAACATAGAATATTGAAGATCTTGTTGAATCAGCAAGACGAGGACGATTTTCATCCCGAGCATAATAACAAAGTGCGCACGAGTCCTAGCAACATGCCGAAACCGAGCATGGAGCATTCGAAATCTTCGCTTGGAAATAATATGCTGCTACAG CTATTAAACGAAAAGAACGACGATGAAGATGAAGAGGCTCGCATTGGCTTAAAGAAGAGGAACGAACTTTTGCAACAGCTTCTGAAAGACCAAGATGACGAGAGAAAAGTACAAGAACAACAG TGTAAATCACAAACTCGGGAAGAGGATTCTCTGTTGCGAAGTCTTGGATTTCGGAACACGACACCATCGCCGTCTCAATCAAGCGACAATGTCGGACACGGTGGTTCCACTCAAGTCGGTCAGAAGAGACCTGGCGAAGATGGTGACGTGAACATAGCCGCGAAACGGCCCATGGATGGATCGCATCAAGTGTCTTCTTCTGGCACGTCCACTAACGCGACCAGCAAGCTCTGGGAGAGGAACAAGATGTTGGCTTCGTTGTTGGCCAAGCAACCTCCTCAGCCAACCACTATCCCACCAATACCTGCATCTGTGATATCGGCTACCCCGcag GACAAGCTGCTTCGCATAGGGTTAAAATcccaacagcaacagcaacagtcGCAACAACCGCAATCCCAGccacaacaacagcagcagcagcagcagcagcagcaacaacagcagcaacaacaacagcagcagcagcagcaacaacaacagcagcaacagcagcagcagcagcaacctTGGACAGGTGGCAGCTTGCAGTCGGTTGGTGGCAATAATACGATTACGACTACCGCTACTTCCGCACGTACTCCTCTCCAAAGCCAGTCGAGACAACTACCTCGCCAAACAACCAATACCTACCTCACTCATATGCTAAGTCAG CAACAAAGACCTCAAATTGGTCAAATAGATTCGGAATTTACGGGCAGCGGGGAGTATCGGCAAACGAGCACCGATCCCAGTGGTTGGGATAACCAGTCATCAGATCCTGATCTTTCCGATATCTTAGATCAAGTTATCGAGTTCGTGCCGGATGAAGCTATCACAG atTCGTCTGCGATAGCAAATCTCCTAGATGCAATCGAAGCACCGCAAAACAACGCGTTGAACGAGAAGATGGCGATTAACGCGATACAGAAGTCGTTGATGTTATGCGAGACTGCCGTAAATCCAACGTCTTCCACCATAACAATTCCTGGCACGCCTCCAGCTTACTCTACAGCA TTGGGTACCACCCCTGTAACGACGAGTCATAGTTACCAGCCACCACCGATATATCAACAACAGTCAAGGATGAGGTTTAATACGCAACCGGGCGTCAGGCAGACGACCGCTCAATTCACGCAACAGCAGCAATTACAAATGCAACAGCAACGGACGAAAATGatacagcaacaacaacagcaacagttGAAGCAGAGGTTGctgcagcaacagcagcaacagcagttACTCATTCCTTCCAATGCTACAGCTACGGACCAAATTACTACCGGAATTCACAATATCGATAACCTTTTGAACAATACTGTTGCGCCAAATGTATCGTTACAG CGGTCGAGTGTTCCAGATTCACAAGTGTCTCCAGGTTATGGGGGATCCGTCCAGATGCCTTCCGGTCATCGACTTGCTCATTCGTATTCTCATCCTTCAACGTTACCACAACA CCCTATCGTAAACAGTAATTTTAACAGTGGTCAACAAGTGTCTGTGGCAGCGCGACTCTCGCCGCACTCTCCGGCTGgtattttgtcattttcccacCCTCAGCCGTTGTCGCCACGGGTGACGCAA GGCAACTATGGTAATACCCCGAGATTATTCACCGTTAACCAGGTGAGATCGCAGCAACAACCTACCGCGCAGCAGCAGTTGCAGCAACAGCAGAGATCAATGCCGTCGCCAGGGACTCCAGCATCTGCTCGGCAGTCTCCGTTTCCTGCGGAAACCTTTCCCCCACCTACGTCCCCCACAGCCAGCCAATTTCCACCTGGCCCTAATCCTGGTGCTCCAAATCCTTCGACCCAATATCGGTTGCAACGGACCACTTCTACACCTTCAGCTACGACTCAGTTGCCAG GTGGGGTAGGTTCGCCCCGGCACTACGGCGGAGTGAGTAAGGAACAACCTCTTCTTTCACCTAGTCATCCACATTCGGGTTGCAACCCGGCAACACCGACTCACAATCAACACAACGTAACGAATACCCAACAACACTTCTCCAACCAACAACATTCTTCTATGATATACCACACGACCGCCAATACTATCAACACTGCTGACATGCAGAACAATCAGTTCTGTTACGATCGGACGTCTGTTCCACTCTATTCGTCAGGGCCTGGGGACACGCAGGATGCCAGGTCTTTGCCTCCCGGTAATCCTGTCAATCACCAATTGGGTG GAAATGCTAGCAGCACTTCGGAGTTCGTAAGGCAAGAACTGAGAGCGATCGTTGGCGCACGAacgcaacaacagcaacaacaaagGATACCTAACAATATTCAGAACAACCTTTCTGGTCAAGTATCTCAGGATGATCTCGAAGCACTCGGTCTGACGTTTGAAATGTCTTCTGCAG GTGAGGCTGTGGTTAGCGATGGCCCTGCCAAGAGCTGGGCCATTGGGAGTGCCGGAAGTGCCCCCTCATCCTCCAGG ACTTCTATGGAGGAAGTAGCTCGAGGTGATCCGAAGGTGAACCAGTCGTCCCTGTTACAGAAACTGTTGTCCGAGTGA